A stretch of DNA from Orcinus orca chromosome 3, mOrcOrc1.1, whole genome shotgun sequence:
GCTCTTAATCCTGGTCCTCCTACTGTTGTGCGTGGCTAACCAGGGATTGGATCCTAGTCAACTGAGTCCCTCTCTTTTATCCCTTGTTTGGTCAGAGATAGTCTTTTCAATGGTCTATTCCCTTCATCTGTCTCTTGAATGTTACCCTTAGTCTCTCGGTGCACTGGCCCACTCCACCCCTCTGGTTGTTTTAACCATCAAGAGTGTACACATATTTCAATTAAACGACCAATTTAAGATATTCAGAATTCTGTACATTTATCAATAAGCAATGCAAATATGCTTCATTTAGACTCTAAAGTTTAGAGTAAGCATGATATCTTCGTATCAGTAAAGTGTGTAAAATATCACCTAATGAATTAAAGTCCAAACCCTTGAGTAAGAAAGCAAACGAAAAATGTTAGTTTCATTGGTGAATTAGATTTTGGTTTCAGGTTTGATTCCTTTAAATACCAGCAATCAAAAAATCTGAACATGTAAGTATAGGCAGACTTCAAACCAGGCAGAGAAGGTTAAGATTTAAATTCTAGTGAtaccttaaatatttttacaaatggCTTTCAAAAGCAGAATCTCTTGTTTGTTTGGGTAGGTGGGAGAAGAACAAACCAGAACACAATTCAAGAATCTGCTAACTGCATAAAGTTCCAGAATTGCTTATATCCACGTTATGAACAGAAATGGCACGTAAAGACAAACCCTGTTACTCTGTTCTTTTAAGAGATTTTCCAAATTctatgggtttttgttttgtttttttttttgctgtgttaggGTTTGCTAAATTATAGAGTCGTCTTGAACGTGTACTCATTACTCTGTCACATGGCACTGGATATCTACAATGATCTGGATTCAAACCTGGCTTGTGGAGGTACAAGAGGggttagaaacaaatgacaaccaAGACACTCTGATTTTACTATTACTATTCATAAGACTGGAGAGAAACAGCAAATACTGGCTACAAACAATAAGCAAAAGACACAAATACAAACAGCAgataacatttctgaaattctAGACTTAAGTTCTAAAGGGATGTTAAAACTCAGAACACTATTACATTTAATCATGCTGTCAGTCACCTCAAAGACAGAAATCTAGCTCCTAAGAAATTGCTTTGTTTTAATAACAGAAAGGCATTTTTCATGTAAACTGATGGGCAGAGCTCTACCAAAAGAAAAGCAACACTTGCAGTTTATGGAGCCAACAAGAAAGATGGTTCAAAGTCTTCTACTCCAATAGATGCCCTACACATAGGCTTTGcttcttataaatatttaaactgtTTAGAATGTAGGAGTGGGTTAAAAATGGTTTTTCACTTTTGCaatttttatcttgtttgtttAAAATGGTGTCCTAAATGTTTCAATTTCACATCAACTAGTCCTAACTTTGGAAAacctgtgttttttttccctcgcCCTTAAAAGTACAGATACAGAACTATAAGCTTTCAATGTCAGACATACTTGCTTTTCAAAAGGAAGTATTTCTGGGCCAAAACCTGTGACCAGCTATCATAAATAATACACCCACAGAACTTAGGTTGTATAAATGTGATGCTTCTAAATTCTCTTACATAATAGTTTGAGGTGGCCTAAAGAGTTAAATGCTGTCACTGTCATCAATATTTATTGTACATCAATAGGGTAATGGCAGTAAGCATTAGCTTTGTTTCACTAAAACATCTACAATTATTGATGTTCTTTTAGAAGCACTCTTATCACTTCTATGAATTCTTTTCCATTGGTTATAATAAATTTTTCTTGCAGAGTAAAGATGAACAGCAGCTTCTCAAATATGAGAAAGACTGTCAATTCCCAGCTGACCCTTGCTAAAAtacaatgggaaagaaaaaaaaaattcactgctaAATAAACAGTCTTAAGGGAAGCTGTCAATCATTCCTTTTTGTAATTTGTCCTGAACAGTTTGCCTCAAGCTCATTTAAAAGGCTACATAAAATTGCTGAGTCAGCATTTTGCCTTTTATCTGGCAAACTTGTCACTCACTGGTAATCAGACATAGCAGTTTAGGACAGATTCCATGGGAAACACACTAAATGCCTGAAAGTTAAAACAGAGCTTAATGGTAGAGAAATACTCAGAAACAGGGACAGATAGGGATCACAGAAGAGACAGAGGATTCTCATTATGTTGGCTGATTATGAAGAGCTCTTTTCTTACCTACTTACCCTAAACAAAAAGGCTGACTAAAAACATCAAATGTATCACCAAGAGCGTTCTGTATAATATGGGGCTGGCTGGTAGGATTTCACAAACCTGCTCAGCCATGAGACTCCTGATAAGACTGTGCCCGAGAGGAATGGTGCTTTCTTATTAAAAGCCAGAGATCCGACTGCCATCTGGGGGGCAAAGACAGGGAATAGAGAATTACAAGTGAGAACAAGCTTGTCTAGTTACTACCGTTACCCCAGAAGCCTCTTGACCTGCTGTTAGGAGAGCACACACAACATTCTCTCCCTACTTCCTTTCTACTCCCTCTCCAAAGAGCCATGCCAAACAGGCTCCAGCACTTCTCATGTAAATGCCAACTTTACCCCTTTACCTCCTGGAGAAGGAACAGTCCAGATGCAAATCTCCTAAAACAAGATGGTAATTAAGTTTTGGGGCTACTTTACAGTTCAATTCAATAGATATTCATTTAATTCCAAGAATATCTCATATTTGCAAGAAAGCTTAAAAGcacagtattttcttctttttgattctGCCTAACTAAAAGCTCTGCTGCATCCGTGTATCTACAAAGGCCATCACTTTCAAAGGAAGAATTCTGTCGAGCCAAAAGGTTAAAATTTCTAGTGTGCAACAATTTCCAGTTCCACagtataaaatgttaaaaaacttGAAATTTCAACCTCTGGGGCTAGACAGTGTTCTTCCTTCTATTTACTTTCTCAATCAATTACTGGAAAAACTCAGACCATTGGGAACATATATATCTTTCTGATTTTGAGAGTCTTCTGCAAAAGTCATTGCTTCATATACACTATAAAACAGaaggttttcttcttcctttttgcaGTACTCTCCCCGGGCCAGGGAATCCCTCacagagggattgcactgagccAGCAGAACCTGGATGCCAATGGCTTCATAATCTCTGCGAACTTCTTTCAGTGTATGGATCCCTGCTGTATCTAAAAATTGTATTGCACTACAGTCAACCACTATGGTATGGAACTCTAAGGGATCATGGGAAAGTTGTACTGAAACTTCATCCCGGATTCCACTGAGAGGTGCTGTTTCCTTTTTGACCTTTCTCTTTACTGCCTTCTTCTGAGCTGCCTTTACTAAGACTGGGTTGAGAGTTTTTTTGTATAAggaagatttaaaatattctttgtttatGTAGTAGAGAGGGGCTACAAAGCGGAAAATCTTGATGCCTGGCTTAGCCCGAAGGTTCTTGTAGGCAGACATGGATTCAAAGATTTCAGACTCTTCCACCACACCAAGCAATGAAGTCTTTGGCTTCTGAGTGCGGAGGATgacacaaaacagagaaaaacaaaccccaaCGAGCAGGCCTATTTCAGTACTTATCAGTGCAGAGGACAGCATAGTAACAAACCAGATAACTGTATCCATTCTGCTAATCCTCCACATCTCCGGCAGATCCTTAAATTTACATAGGGCTCCCCGGAGATTCACAATAGTGATCACACCAAGGACACTTTTCTGAAGGGAATAGAATAAAGGAGCTATTACCAAGAGGACCAACAAAAGAACCAGAGCTGTCACCACACCAGAAAGCTGACTTTGACAGCCTGTGGATTCTTTAACCAATGTCTTTGCAAGAGCTGCACTAGTAGCAAAGcagtggaagaaggaaggaatgataTTGCAAAAGCCGATGGCATACATTTCCTGATTAGCTTTGACTGTGTAGCCATGTTTCTTGGCAAACATCTCAGAAAGTGATACAGTAATAGCGAACCCAATGATAGAAATAGCTATTGCGTCTACAGCCACATTAGGAATTAAGTTCCAGTCCGGTGCTTTGGGTGGCAAAAACCCAGTGGGAATATGTCCCGCAATACTGGTATTGTATTTCTCATTTAGTTTTCCAAAATGAGAGGCTAACGTGGCTGCCACAACAACAAAGAGTTCAGTAGGAATAGGTGCCTTAAGTTTGGACTTGAGGCGCTCATTGAGTTCTTTGGTTGGCAAAAGAACCAAAAGGCACAAAAGGCTGGTGATGAGATCACAGATATTGGTCTTATGGATGTTTCTGAAGATATGTATCCAAGTAGTGATGAGTGATCCCACGCCACTACTCCGAGGAAGGCTGAGTCCAAGGAGATACTTGGCCTGAGATGTAAGAACTGTGAAGGAGGCACCAGTGACAAATCCACTCAGCAAGGCATCTGAGAGGTAGACTGAAACAAAGCCCACTTGAAAGAAGCCCATCGCTACCTGGAAGGAAGGATATACAAgtgttaaatataaatggaaaagagCTTCTAAATCCTGTATTCCCCTGGTATTTCTTTGTGTGGAGACATACCATCAGAGCACCACAGAATGTCAGAGCTAGAAAAAAACCACAATCATTTATCAATCCTCTCATTTTACAAAGAGAGGTCTCATTTTACTGACACTCAGAGGGCTAAGCAACTTGCCCTTACTGACTAGCCCAGACAAGAGCTTAGGATTCCTACCTTCTTGCACAATGTTTCTTAAACTTGAATAAGGTTCAGATcgctttgaaaaagaaaaacatttctcaaGGATCCATGAGAAATCATAAAAACACAAGTTGgaaaaattctaatttaaaaaacatgtatttttctttaaattacatATCATTACCGTAAAAGTAAAGTTTTAACtgataaaacaaaaaactagattCACATCAAAATAGaatcacactttaaaaattattatagaatTCTTTAATCTAACTTCAAACTGAGAGACTATATTCATCCAATGCATATGTGCTTATGCCATACTGCCTCCCATGTTAATTCTATATCCTCAAagatataacattttctttctttcttttttctcttcccaatAATTCCTCAGAATTCTATTGcaccattcctcattcttggtgAGGCATACTAACAAAAGAGCGCAAATGAACTCTGAGGAGCACAACTCTTCTGCACAccagccccttctccctctccttctatcCAAGCACCTAGTAAAGTAAGCTACTCTTCCCCCTCCTACATTGGTTCCACATGTCTGTAACAGAGAAGAGGTTTAATGTTGGCACTGACTCCTGAATGCCAAAAGGCAGAGGCATGATGAAAATGGCAGATTAGTGGATTCTATGGGAGACCCAAAAgaatttcatttctaatccttCTCCTGGCTGATAGCATGAAATAGTGGTCCCCAACTTCTTCCCTTCCCAGCAGTCCAGGAAAACTACTATCTTTAGTGAGAGTCACTCATTAGAGCAGCAATTCTAGAACAAGGGGGGAAGTCATCTGTAGTTTGAAAAACTCTTGCACTCTTCCTCTCCCAACCCCCATTCTGTTGCCCTCTTCCCTGTTAGTGCTGACTCCGCCAATAACCAACCACAAATAACTTCAAGCAAATCTGATAGTTCTCGACATACAAAATTAAGAAGTTGTACTAGGTGGTCTGAGGTCTCTTTCTGGTCTGAATTTTGACAATCAAATAACTGAATTCTGGCTGACTGAAATTCATTGGTTAAGAGGCTGCCTAGGgttgagaaaatagaagcagccTTCTCTTACCTGTGGAGTCAAACCAGGGTTTAAATTTTGCCTCTACCTCTTCCATATCCTGAGCATTCAATAAAAGACAGCTTTAATTATTATGATTGCTAAGTTCCCTTACAGATCTGAGACTTCATGCATAGTGATTTCTTTTGCCAGAAACAACCACTTATTCCACTGTTTCTTACCTGATAAACTCCAGCCATAAAGGTTACAGTGCTGCCAACTATAATTGCATAGCAACTTTTGTCACATATCTTGCCTGATGGCTGGCTTAATAATGTGCTCTCATTTGAAACCACTCCTAAAGAAGAAGCAACATGGGCAGTGTCGTAGCCAGCTTTGTATAGCTCTCGGTCAACTACTTCACCAATCATAAGGCACAGTACTCCAAAAATGCCCACAGAAATGTGACGGGAGGTACCCAGTAGGAAATAAATGAAGCTGGCAAAAAAAGATGTGTACAGACCATAGACAGGTTCTTGGCCAGCCAGGAGAGAATAAGCAATAGATTGGGGCACCAATAAGATGCCCACAATCAAGCCAGACATCACATCtcctaaaatgtttttcttcagatTATATTTTGGGAGCCACTGCAAAACAGGAAGGAAGCCGAAAATGATATTTCTGGCTTTGGTTGAACTGCACTGGCAACTCTTCTCTAGTTTTTTGATGACAAATTGCTTGAAGTTAGTATCCGGTTTCTCTTGAGGCTCCAAATGGATCCTAGCATGAGGTCTGCATTGATCATTGGTCTCAAATTGCTGGAAGTCATTATGTGATTCCTCTTCATGCTCCAGATGGATCCTAGATGGAGGACTGTATTGGTCATCttgctctttatttttcaaagacatTTCTGGAGATAGATGTTTCAGCCTCCTACCCCAGAGAAAATACGAGGGTTAACTGATTAAGTAATTCTCAGTACTCACACATTTTAACAGTCCTACTTGTCATTCATGAGAGTTAAGAGGAGTTCACTTGGGGGTAGTATCTTATATTCACTTTCCTTAGTTGAGCCTCATGTGTCTTGATCCAGGAAAAAAGAATCAGACCAAGTTAAAGCAAATAAGTCACTGAGTACAGGACTTCCCAAAAGTATAAACTATCAAGGATTCTTCTCCATCTCTGCCTGGCTCCCCCTGAAATTTTTTTCTCGAGAAACAGTACTGGGGTAGCCTGTCTCCTCCTTTCTATATGCTACTAACAgtcttattttcagatttttcacgcCCATCAATACTGCAAAAGAGGATCTGGTCTCAAACCTTGACACCTACCTTACCTGCAAAAGTCCCTGAAACAAGGAagatggtttttttgtttttgttttttcaggggGTGGGTCCTTTTTAAGATAACCTACTAGTTgttgaaaataaacagaaagaaaatgtgagTGACAGAGTAAAGGTatgttttgagaaaagaaaaaaaaaactagcacaGAGTGCATTTGTGTCTTTGAACAACATGCTCTGGTTTggtaggaaagaaaagagagaagctgATAAGAGACtgctgaaggaaagaaacatcAACAGCATGCAGTAGGCTGATGCGGCAAGCGTCTGATCTCTGAAAGCTTTTGTTCTA
This window harbors:
- the SLC26A2 gene encoding sulfate transporter isoform X1 codes for the protein MSLKNKEQDDQYSPPSRIHLEHEEESHNDFQQFETNDQCRPHARIHLEPQEKPDTNFKQFVIKKLEKSCQCSSTKARNIIFGFLPVLQWLPKYNLKKNILGDVMSGLIVGILLVPQSIAYSLLAGQEPVYGLYTSFFASFIYFLLGTSRHISVGIFGVLCLMIGEVVDRELYKAGYDTAHVASSLGVVSNESTLLSQPSGKICDKSCYAIIVGSTVTFMAGVYQVAMGFFQVGFVSVYLSDALLSGFVTGASFTVLTSQAKYLLGLSLPRSSGVGSLITTWIHIFRNIHKTNICDLITSLLCLLVLLPTKELNERLKSKLKAPIPTELFVVVAATLASHFGKLNEKYNTSIAGHIPTGFLPPKAPDWNLIPNVAVDAIAISIIGFAITVSLSEMFAKKHGYTVKANQEMYAIGFCNIIPSFFHCFATSAALAKTLVKESTGCQSQLSGVVTALVLLLVLLVIAPLFYSLQKSVLGVITIVNLRGALCKFKDLPEMWRISRMDTVIWFVTMLSSALISTEIGLLVGVCFSLFCVILRTQKPKTSLLGVVEESEIFESMSAYKNLRAKPGIKIFRFVAPLYYINKEYFKSSLYKKTLNPVLVKAAQKKAVKRKVKKETAPLSGIRDEVSVQLSHDPLEFHTIVVDCSAIQFLDTAGIHTLKEVRRDYEAIGIQVLLAQCNPSVRDSLARGEYCKKEEENLLFYSVYEAMTFAEDSQNQKDIYVPNGLSFSSN
- the SLC26A2 gene encoding sulfate transporter isoform X2; translation: MGFFQVGFVSVYLSDALLSGFVTGASFTVLTSQAKYLLGLSLPRSSGVGSLITTWIHIFRNIHKTNICDLITSLLCLLVLLPTKELNERLKSKLKAPIPTELFVVVAATLASHFGKLNEKYNTSIAGHIPTGFLPPKAPDWNLIPNVAVDAIAISIIGFAITVSLSEMFAKKHGYTVKANQEMYAIGFCNIIPSFFHCFATSAALAKTLVKESTGCQSQLSGVVTALVLLLVLLVIAPLFYSLQKSVLGVITIVNLRGALCKFKDLPEMWRISRMDTVIWFVTMLSSALISTEIGLLVGVCFSLFCVILRTQKPKTSLLGVVEESEIFESMSAYKNLRAKPGIKIFRFVAPLYYINKEYFKSSLYKKTLNPVLVKAAQKKAVKRKVKKETAPLSGIRDEVSVQLSHDPLEFHTIVVDCSAIQFLDTAGIHTLKEVRRDYEAIGIQVLLAQCNPSVRDSLARGEYCKKEEENLLFYSVYEAMTFAEDSQNQKDIYVPNGLSFSSN